In Colletotrichum higginsianum IMI 349063 chromosome 1, whole genome shotgun sequence, the DNA window GGACAGGCTCGCCGTGCGTTTATGAGGTGGCGGCGCGGAGCTGTTAGATTAGGTACCAAGTCAGGAAGAAGTGGGAGGAGTGGGCACCAACCGGCAGGGTGGGCTCCTCATCCTCAGTCAGCACACTTATCTCAGCGGACTCAGCGCTTTAGCCaactaggtaggtaggtagaaaGCGCCGCAGCCGCTGGAAAGCCCGCGACTTTCCAGGTTCAGGTCGCTAGCTACGACGGCCCACAGAATATTGTCACTCCACCAATTGACACCCTCGTcatctacctaggtaggtacaaTGCCGCTGAGAAGCTCCCTGTCCGTCATCAATTGGCGATGAACGACAATGCTGGTATGTGAGTATACATACAATTTCTTATACTTCCACCAAATTCTGCAAAGCAAGTCAGGTCAATGTCAGTCTCGACAGCGGGATGAAATTATCTATTGCTTGCTAGTGTAATAGTCTTCAACATTATGTTCTGAGCCCTATTAGCAGCCTCCATGGAGGTCGTGGATTCGACGTACTTTGTTGATGGCTTGAGGCACTTAAGCCTGCCACTTTTCTGGTGTGCGGCGAGGCCTAGACATTCGATGACCACAATCCAAACAATGCGCAGAAGGTTCTACTATGTATGACTCGCTTGGCCATAAGCTCGGAAGGCAGCTTTCTTCAATTCCGAACTTCGCAGTCACGTTGATCATTATAGTACTTATCAAATACATAGAACAACAAAGAAGACTAGTCATTATCAAGGAGTCAGGTATTGAAAAAGGACCATCTGATTTACACTCTATCGCTCCCCAGTTTGCTCCCAACGATGAATCTCGTCTCTGCCGCCTCCACCAACAAAGGAGCTGTTTTAGAGAGCCTAGTATAACATACATAGAGACAACCGAAATGTTGCCATGATGACTTAGTGGCGAACCTTCGTCTCCTTGGGAGGGTCGTAGGCGAGCTTTCTCGACTTGAGCCAGGCCCACTTGTACTTCTTGACCCAGACGCTAAGAGCCCAGAGGGAGGCTGAAACGACGAGAACCTTCATACCCATGCGCTTACGGTCGTCCATCTCGGGCTCAGCGGCCCAGTTGAGGAACTCGACAACGTCCTTGGCCATCTGGGAGGTCGACGCGGGGGTGCCGTCCTCGTactcgacgaggtcgtcgtagAGGACACGGGCCATGGCAATACCGGTACCGGGGAAGTAGGGGTTGAAGTTCATGCcgggggcgacgacggcgccggccggggGCTCCTCGGGGTAACCGGTCAACAGGCTGAAGATGTAGTTGCAGCCGCCGTGGCGGGCCTTGATGATCAAGCTCAAATCGGGAGGGAGGGCACCGTTGTTGGCGAAGcgggcggcctcctcgttcTTGTAGGGGTCGGGGATGTAGTCGGAAAGCTTGCCGGGGCGCATCTCGATATCGCCCTGCTCGTTGGGCTCACCGGGGTActcgttctcctcggccaacgccttggcctcgtcgacagTCAAGATGGAACCGACGAGGGTTCGGTAGGGAACACGGCTGAGGGAATGGCAGGAGGCGCAGACCTCACGGTAGACCTGGAAACCACGGCGGAGACTATGGGTAAAATGTAAGCGTCATGTGGACCAGGTGGCCAGAAAATAGAGTTGGATGTTTCCTTACGCCTGGTGGTCGAAAGTCTTGAACCACTGCTCGTGGACCCAGGGGTAGTTGGTAGGGTGCAGACTGGAGATGATAATTTAGCTGTATTCCTTTGTTGCTTGTTGCTCGGCATTGTTCGCGGATTATGCCTCAATCCAAGGGATTCCGAGACTCGAATGACTATTCCGTAGCAACATTGTTCGGGCAATAGGGTAACTCACCCCTCTTCAGCAGGCGCCGCGGCGTTCGCGGAAGGTCCGTAGAGGTGGTAGTACCAGGCCATGGAACCCAGGGCGAGGGACGTCGAcgtgatggcggcgaggttcAGTCGGGACGGGGAAGCTTCGGCACCAGCGCCGCTGGAAGTAGAGGCCGCACGCTACGTCAATCATCGTCAGTGTTTTGCTCCGTTCTCATTGATATCTGTCGATGGCCATTGAAGCGGCTCCGGCGTGTCGAATGGCGGTAGGTCGGGTTGCTTCGGGAGGTTGAACTCGTGATCAGCTCATCTGCGTACCTTGGAAATCGTGACGGCGCCATTTGTGAATGTGCGCGCCGAGCGCAAGCAGGACCTTGCCAACATGATGGGCGAACCGTATCCGCAGCTACAGAGACAGCCGCGAACAAAACGATGGGGCAATTGGTGGTTGGTCCTCTCGTGGCGGAGGTCGTTTCTAAGGTAGGTACAGTGGTCGAGGCAGGAGAAAATCGCTTGAGGCAGTTTTCGATTGCCTTAGGTATGGCACGCTTCTGATTGGCTAATGGAGACGGTCAATGACATCTTCCGTTCCGGCCGCTTTTCGCTTCCTTCCTCTTACCCGTAGTTGCCCGGTCGCAGTCAATTGAGCACAAGTGTTTCCGAATCGCCCGTCTCGTCCAACAGCTGTCTCCTTCGTCATGCTCGGACTGAGAAATATGCTCCGCTTGATTGGCCTGACGTAGATGCAGCTGCGACGatcaccaccactaccactgCCTGCATTATAACACGACACTGGACGAACAATTATTCATTTTCACGATATTTCATGCAATCGGCACACATGCGCGCAGAAGAGGTTCCAACGTGCCATCGCCAGAGGAAGAACCACTTCCTAAACTTTGCTCATATCAGTTCCCTTATTTACCCCCTCATTCAGAAAAGAATCAGGGAATTTGAACGTTGGGGTATCAAAGGAATTCAATTTTTATCGTCAACTACAGAACTTTTTACCTTCACCGAGCCTCGCCGAGACTCTATGTAACTGCCTGCAACGACTGCTAGGCCATTGGTATATGCACGCAAACTTTCCCCTATTTGGTGGTCATTTACTTTGCATCGATGCAACCTCCAACGTTGTCgcgggaaaaaaagaaaggcactcggcgacgagctcttTAAGCTTGGCCATTCCTGCCGAGGACCTCCCGGCGCTGCTTGATTGCGTCGGCAAGTTGGTCCAGAACGGCAACGGTGTCGTCCCAGTGGATGCATGCATCCGTGATACTGACACCATATTTCAaaccctccttgccctccttgggTACCTTCTGGTTACCTGCTGATGGGTTAGCACCTGCGACCGGACGAAACAATTCGGACAATACTGACCCTCGTTGATATTGCTTTCAATCATGACACCCATGATGGcagcttcgccgccggcgatctGGCCAGCGAGGTCAGCGGCAACCTTGGGCTGGTTCTTGTGGTTCTTGAGCGAGTTGCCATGGCTGCAATCAACCATGAGTCTCtggggcaggccggccttCTCCAATGCAGCCTTCGCCTCTGCAATGCTCTTGGCATCGTAGTTGGTGCCCCGAGTACCACCTCTCAGAATGGTGAAACAGTCCTCATTGCCCACGGTGCCAACGATGGCAACAACACCAGGCTTGGTGACGGAGAGGAAGTGATGAGGGTGTCTGacagcgccgatggcgtcAATGGAGACCCCGAGGGAGCCGTCGGTACCGTTCTTGAAACCAACAGGGAAACTGAGACCGCTGGCCAGCTCTCGGTGAAGCTGACTCTCGGTGGTTCTCGCACCGACCGCGCCAACGGACAGCAAATCGGCAAGGAACTGAGGCGAGATGGTATCGAGCATCTCGCTGGCAATGGGCATGCCCTTGTCGGTAAGGTCGACGAAGAGCTGTCTTGACAGGCGCAGGCCCTTGTTAATCTTGAAGCTGTTGTCGATATCCGGGTCGTTGATCAGTCCCTTCCATCCCACTGTTGTGCGTGGCTTCTCCAGGTAGGAGCGCATGACAATGAGCAGCTCATCCTTGTGCTTCTCCTTAGCTTGCAGCAGCAAGTCGCAGTactcgagggcggccttgggGTCGTGAATCGAGCAAGGACCAATAATGACCAAGAGTCTTTGCTTCTCGTCGGTACCGTTGACAatggcgacggcctcctcgcggccctcgaTCACGGTCTGCTTCGACTTGGCAGTTTGTGCGATTTCGTGCTGAAGCAGGTCGGGAGGAGTCAGAGGATTGTAGCCGCGAACTAGAGAACCAATTAGCCCTTGGATAGTGCGTGGAAAGGTCTAAACTGGTTCTTACTTCGCCAATCTTCACTCTCGGCCTTGTTGCCAACATTCTTGTTCTCGATGAAGAAGCTCTATGGTGACGGGTGAGTCAGACGTACTCGAGCGTGGGCGAGGGACGGGGTTAGGGGGATGAGCGAGAGATCACTTACAGACATGATGGCTGCGACGGAAAATAACCCAGAAACGCAattgaaaagagggttatGGCGTGAGGCTTTGTCCGGAAAAGAAAGACTCAAGCAACTGACAGGGAAATATTGCAATTGTCTGATTAGACTTTTTCTCTTGTTCTTTGTAGGATCTTGCGACGAGGGCAGCTTCGAAGGCCGAGAGTATGACTGTTTGTGCCTGAGCAATCCAATGAGCGAAGACTCATTCGTCCCTGCCCAGTGCCACCCCGGCAGCACACAACAGTTAGTACcccgccgaagacggcccAGGGTGAAAAAAAGTGTCGACCAATGCAACTCGCCACGCCCATCAGTGAGGGGCATCCTTGCTGCACCCTTCTGGCTCTGCCTGTGACGTCCCCCCAGTGGACATGTCCAGCCGCCCGGAGTGGCGCCACAAACTGGGTCTCACCGCCCTGTGAAAGCCCCGAAGACCGGGCACTTGCAGGCGGCGGGTGGCCGGAGCAAAGTGCATTCGATGCAATATCGACTTGAATTGTTCACACCTCtcgcatccatccatccaatTGGGGCTGATGAACACAAGCACATGTCACACTGACCATCCTCGAGGCGCCTTCTAGTCTAAGAATCAAATCATAGCACGTCTAGCCATATTCAATCTACTCTACCTAGTCGTCCTACGCCTGATGCTACCGATGTCGGCGATACTCTAAAATCATTCATTCGTCCAATGACCTTTTCGTACCCGCATTGAAGACCGCTCTACCTAGAGCGTCTTTTTCAGAGGCTTATAAGCGTCCTTCTCCATCTGTTCGTAGCCATTGAATCTTCCATACACCCATTTCAGGAGGCTCGTGCTAGCCGTCATCAATGCCGCAGAGAACGTGAACAATCCAACTCGCTGTACAGTGTTGAGGACGTCAAAAATAGGATAGGGGTACCTGCGACCTGTCAGCGGACTGAGAATGCAACTGTCGCAATGCGGAGCCACTTACCATCCGTTCTTACTGAAGCACAACTCAACCCAGCCCCAGTACAAGAAGGCAAAAATCATGCTGATTGACATGGCTGAGTACGCACGAATCGTCCATGGTGGGCTGAACAGGATGAGGTCGAGAGATAGGACGACAGCTGGGACCAGATGAAAACCGACGTCTGGCAACCAATGGAGCTCGAACCCTTCCGGTATCAACAGCCGCTTGTCGATGGACCGAATTCCCCAGTACAGGATGCTGATGAGTACTTCCAACGGTGCCGCCGTGATTGACAAAGCGTTCTTGATAGCAAATAGCGAAGGGTTCAACGTGATGTCGGCCAGCAACCCTGTTGCGAACGTCACAAAGGACAAAATCAAACCGATGTTGGTGAGGTGCTGGTAGTTCCCTCCGAAGCCCATGGAGATGTCATGAGTGAGCCCGCTCAAGAAGTTGAACGAAGCAAGAAACGAGAGGATGCCGGCAATGTGCAGCACCAAGGAGACTGAACGAGACGGCGATTCCAGCCGTTGCAGGTGATGTTTGGCCATTTTGGTTCTGAGCTAAGGTGACAAGAGTCTTGTGCGATCCGAAGTTGCGATGTGCTTGAGGATCAAGTTGTTGTGATAAGGGATGATGAGATGACAGTTTTCGCGATTAGACGGGGGGCGCAAAGGGAAATGAGCTGTTAAGGGAAATGAGCTGTTAAGGGAGAAAATGTCTCTAAGAAATGGAACGGACTGGCCTTTTTGGTTACACTGAGACGAACTTTGcgaagaggggggagaagCCATAAAGCTTTTTATTTGTAACTAGTCCCGAGGACGTTCACAGCGGCCAATCAAGGCAGCATTGATGCATCGTCAGGCTGACGGGGCCGCGGCAACTTGCAATTGTCCGTTGGCATCGGAAGACTTCGTCATGAGGTCACTGATGGATCCCAGCGGCGCGGTCCACCTCCTTGGGTGTGATTTCACAAGATCCACGCAAATGCCCCTCAGCAAGCTTGGAAGACCCTGTCGCCATGGGAGCTACCAGACGCTAAGATAAGCCTGTAGATAAGCAGATACAAAATATGGGTCCTACAACGAGGCTGTCTGGTGCATCCAATGCTTTACCTGATTGGTCACGATGAAAGCTTCCTCGCGAGCTTCGAGCTGGGGAAATTTCAGCCTTACAGTTGCAACCCGAAGAAGTGCGCCGGATCAAAATTACCTTTCGCCGACACCGTGCTCTTTTCGTGCTTAATCACAGCGTAACAATGGCCGATGAGGACTCCAAGGGGAACAAGAGGTCCCATGAGGCCTTCGCTGCCCAAGATGACGGTATGTACCCAGAGTGGAAGATCACAGGATGTGCCGTCTGCTCTTTGTTTCGCTTCGGCCGCATCGCTGGTCGTGCTAAACGATCACTGTTTCTATGAATAGTGGTTGCGATACGTCAGCAGGTTACTGGGATCGTCGGCATCAGCGACGACGGTACCAGCGACcaggggcagcggcggcgacagcaaGCAGTAGAACAACGTGAATGAGAAATGCTGACGAAGTGAATAGACAGCTCttcggacgacgacatgggTCCTCAGCTGCCCTCAGAAGccccgaagaagaagcgccgGGTCCTCCCCTACGAGAAACTATATGTTGCCGCACTTCCCAAATCGACCCGATATTCAAAGTCCCTGATGCACAAGGAGCAACTTGCCTTCGTGACTGTCACGCCACTCACAGATTTCATCATCACATCCTccatcgacggcgtcgtcaagTTTTGGAAGAAAGTGGCGCAGGGAATCGAGTTTGTCAAGGAATTCAAGGCGCATGCGGACGAGATCCGATCAGTCTCGGTCAGTCAAGACGGAAGGAGCTTCGCGACCGCTGGTACAGACGAGACCGTCAAGATCTTCGACGTCATCACCTTCGATCTCCTGGCCATGCTCAAGCTGAAATTTGTGCCTCGGTGCGTGTGTTGGGTTCACAACAGAGGGGCTTCTCTTCCTTTGCTTGCGGTGTCCGAAGACACCAACTCCAACATACATATTTTCGACGGTCGAGGAGAGAGGCAAGACCCTATACACAGTATCAAGTCACTGCATAGAAGCCCAGTGTCTATCATGGTATTCAACAGCCTATACGATTGTGTGCTATCTGCGGACGATAAAGGTATGCTGGAGTACTGGCGGCCGAGCGGCGACTACGAGAAGCCGGATAATGTCTTCGAGTTCAAGGCCTCCACAAACCTGTTTGAGTTCAAAAAGGCAAAGTCGATTCCGACGTCAATCACCATTTCGCCTACAGGGAAGCAATTCGTAACATTCTCCCAGCCAGACAGGAAAATCCGAATCTTCGACTTCGCGTCCGGCAAACTGTACCGGACATATGACGAGTCGCTACAGGTCATCGAGGAGATGCAACAAGCCGGTTCCGTTCTTCAAAAATTAGAAACCGTCGAATTTGGGCGACGTTTCGCAGTCGAACGGGAGATCGACTCGGCGGCGTACAAAAACAAGGCCAACGTCATCTTCGACGAATCTGGCAACTTTATCATCTATGGCTCAATCGTCGGCGTCAAAGTGCTCAACACCTACACCAACCAGATCGTCAGGGTGTATGGCAAAGATGAAAACTTCCGAGCGGTCAACCTGGCGATCTATCAAGGTCAGCCGCAGAAGAAAGGCATCACCACCGTGGAGATGGGTGCCTCTGCCAACCCTCTGCTCCAGGAGTCCGAGTCGAGGGACCCTATTCTGATTGCGACGGGAGTGAACAAGCAGCGATTTTACATGTTCACCAATGATGAAGACATATCCAAATCAGTAAGAGATGTACAGAACGAGAAGCCTACAATTCTTGGCCAGAAGAAGGCTGCagaggccaagaagatcGAAACAGGAACTGCAGCAGTCATCCACACGAGCTATGGCGACATCCACATCCGCCTGTTTCCCGATGCTGCTCCCAAGGCTGTCGAGAACTTCGTCACGCATTCGAAGAAGGGCTACTACAATAACACAATCTTCCATCGTGTAATTCGCAAGTTCATGATCCAGGGTGGAGATCCTCTTGGCGACGGCACCGGTGGCGAAAGTATATGGGGCAAGGAGTTCGCGGATGAGTTCAGTAGTCTGAAGCACGACAAGCCATACACCGTCAGCATGGCTAATGCAGGCCCAAACACCAATGGGAGTCAGTTCTTTATCACTACAGAAAAGACGGTGAGTGCAAGCATCTTCCCCTACACGAGTGACCAAAAAGCCCATGCGACCAGAAACAAAAGAGGGCGACTCTGTTTCTCGCCTAGCCTTCAGCTTCTACTTAGtcctgctgcttcttctggatggccctctccccccttccacTTCCCCCTAGCCCTCCGTCGATATTGTCTCTGTTGGCGTATTGAAGAACGAGCTATTATCCAAAGCGAACAGGATGACAACTTGTGCCGTGGTTTTTTTTACATTATTTTGATCCAGACTCTTACTGACAGCTGTTGGTGCAGCCGTGGCTGGACGGAAAGCACACCATCTTCGGGCGTGCGACTCAGGGGCTGGACATCATCCACAAAATCGAGAACGTACGGACGTACAAAGAGAAGCCAGAGGAAGACATCAAAATCCTCAACATCGATATAGTATAGCCACCAAGTGAGCAGGCTCATCTGTGGGATCCTTAGGAAATAAAACGGTATCAAAACTGTGCTGGTACGCCCCCACGCAAGGATTGTTGTGATGAAAAAAAGCAATACAGCAATGCACCATCCCCGCAAGCCTGACGAAACAGCACACGGTCAAATGGGCTTCACGATGCAGCCGCAGAGCGAATCGAGTCCATCCAACTGGGTGAGGCTGTCGTTTGCTCACGTGGACGCAAGAGACCGCCTTTAGGCTGCTGACCATCCGCAATCGGCCTGCATTGCCGCAACCCAATTCGGGCCTGATTTCACCGGTCAATGTCCCTCGTACTTAAGAAGTCGTTCGGGGCGCAACTCGGTCTTCGTGACGCGGTTCACAGATCGACACGACGTTGTTGCTCCGCCCAAACTCCCGTAGGTCTCTTACGGGCAACGTAGATAGTGAGGACGGCCTCTCGACCCTTTTCCGGACGGAGCTTGCGTGgaaacagacagacagacgg includes these proteins:
- a CDS encoding Integral membrane protein, yielding MAKHHLQRLESPSRSVSLVLHIAGILSFLASFNFLSGLTHDISMGFGGNYQHLTNIGLILSFVTFATGLLADITLNPSLFAIKNALSITAAPLEVLISILYWGIRSIDKRLLIPEGFELHWLPDVGFHLVPAVVLSLDLILFSPPWTIRAYSAMSISMIFAFLYWGWVELCFSKNGWYPYPIFDVLNTVQRVGLFTFSAALMTASTSLLKWVYGRFNGYEQMEKDAYKPLKKTL
- a CDS encoding Cytochrome c1; this encodes MLARSCLRSARTFTNGAVTISKRAASTSSGAGAEASPSRLNLAAITSTSLALGSMAWYYHLYGPSANAAAPAEEGLHPTNYPWVHEQWFKTFDHQALRRGFQVYREVCASCHSLSRVPYRTLVGSILTVDEAKALAEENEYPGEPNEQGDIEMRPGKLSDYIPDPYKNEEAARFANNGALPPDLSLIIKARHGGCNYIFSLLTGYPEEPPAGAVVAPGMNFNPYFPGTGIAMARVLYDDLVEYEDGTPASTSQMAKDVVEFLNWAAEPEMDDRKRMGMKVLVVSASLWALSVWVKKYKWAWLKSRKLAYDPPKETKVRH
- a CDS encoding Phospho-2-dehydro-3-deoxyheptonate aldolase — encoded protein: MSSFFIENKNVGNKAESEDWRIRGYNPLTPPDLLQHEIAQTAKSKQTVIEGREEAVAIVNGTDEKQRLLVIIGPCSIHDPKAALEYCDLLLQAKEKHKDELLIVMRSYLEKPRTTVGWKGLINDPDIDNSFKINKGLRLSRQLFVDLTDKGMPIASEMLDTISPQFLADLLSVGAVGARTTESQLHRELASGLSFPVGFKNGTDGSLGVSIDAIGAVRHPHHFLSVTKPGVVAIVGTVGNEDCFTILRGGTRGTNYDAKSIAEAKAALEKAGLPQRLMVDCSHGNSLKNHKNQPKVAADLAGQIAGGEAAIMGVMIESNINEGNQKVPKEGKEGLKYGVSITDACIHWDDTVAVLDQLADAIKQRREVLGRNGQA
- a CDS encoding Cyclophilin type peptidyl-prolyl cis-trans isomerase/CLD, producing MADEDSKGNKRSHEAFAAQDDDSSSDDDMGPQLPSEAPKKKRRVLPYEKLYVAALPKSTRYSKSLMHKEQLAFVTVTPLTDFIITSSIDGVVKFWKKVAQGIEFVKEFKAHADEIRSVSVSQDGRSFATAGTDETVKIFDVITFDLLAMLKLKFVPRCVCWVHNRGASLPLLAVSEDTNSNIHIFDGRGERQDPIHSIKSLHRSPVSIMVFNSLYDCVLSADDKGMLEYWRPSGDYEKPDNVFEFKASTNLFEFKKAKSIPTSITISPTGKQFVTFSQPDRKIRIFDFASGKLYRTYDESLQVIEEMQQAGSVLQKLETVEFGRRFAVEREIDSAAYKNKANVIFDESGNFIIYGSIVGVKVLNTYTNQIVRVYGKDENFRAVNLAIYQGQPQKKGITTVEMGASANPLLQESESRDPILIATGVNKQRFYMFTNDEDISKSVRDVQNEKPTILGQKKAAEAKKIETGTAAVIHTSYGDIHIRLFPDAAPKAVENFVTHSKKGYYNNTIFHRVIRKFMIQGGDPLGDGTGGESIWGKEFADEFSSLKHDKPYTVSMANAGPNTNGSQFFITTEKTPWLDGKHTIFGRATQGLDIIHKIENVRTYKEKPEEDIKILNIDIV